The Alphaproteobacteria bacterium genome has a segment encoding these proteins:
- a CDS encoding adenylate/guanylate cyclase domain-containing protein: MCAACYIYIAQPRVIEPLQHWTFDTYQRLHSRVPDYSAMPAQVVIIDIDEDALAAFGQWPWPRTVMGQLVENLRSYGVLVTGFDIVFAEPDRTSPRQLERTINDMPDATRAGLAQLRDHDEIFAEVIADGQVVLGQVGERKHTDDDRLHPKARFGAKQTSLDAPPLSHLLNRYTGAVLNLEVLEAQAAGIGLFSTLPDKDGIYRKVAMLERIGGNPKTAVIFPALSLEMIRIALGGADSAFVEISENGIRQILLKAAGGGVFKIPTDRYGRIWVHFAQYPTGSEPLYVSAKKVLEKTADPAMLANKLAIVGTSAIGLKDIRATPINGQLPGVEVHAQVMETILSGSHLKREVGTFWQVPFTDTYLSIWQLELLSIFIGGMLMVILVPRLSALLTFMAGGSVICGLIAIGWFHYLQHQVLVDYAYPATCIFAVFFLLTYLNYMREEAQKKQIRHAFGHYVSPALLKELADNPEKLALGGETRELTILFSDIRGFTTISERFNAQELTRFINSFLTPMTDIILLNKGTVDKYMGDAIMAFWNAPLTDAKHPANACHAALQMQVAVKTLNEQLAREAAQVDPEDLDDAISCLFRLVWALTPAVAAWEIWDLHNGLIILHWAMTLTLPAAWKGNRKPMGSILCWVKTRIRKWPRILPRLSWMSYK; the protein is encoded by the coding sequence GTGTGTGCTGCATGTTATATTTACATTGCCCAGCCCCGCGTTATTGAGCCTTTGCAACATTGGACATTTGACACCTATCAGCGTTTACACTCACGCGTACCCGATTACAGCGCCATGCCCGCGCAAGTGGTGATTATTGACATTGATGAAGATGCCCTCGCCGCATTTGGACAATGGCCATGGCCACGCACAGTGATGGGGCAACTGGTAGAAAACCTGCGAAGCTATGGCGTGTTAGTAACCGGATTTGATATTGTTTTCGCCGAGCCGGATCGCACCTCGCCACGTCAGCTAGAGCGCACAATAAATGATATGCCCGATGCCACCCGCGCTGGCCTTGCACAGTTGCGCGACCATGATGAGATATTCGCCGAAGTCATTGCAGACGGGCAAGTGGTGCTGGGACAAGTGGGAGAGCGCAAACACACTGATGATGATCGCCTCCACCCCAAAGCACGTTTTGGCGCAAAGCAAACCTCATTAGATGCGCCTCCCCTTTCGCATTTGCTCAACCGCTACACCGGCGCAGTACTGAACCTTGAAGTATTGGAAGCACAAGCGGCAGGCATAGGATTATTCTCGACCTTGCCGGATAAAGACGGCATTTACCGTAAAGTGGCAATGTTGGAGCGCATTGGCGGCAACCCCAAAACCGCTGTAATTTTTCCGGCACTAAGCCTTGAAATGATTCGTATCGCGCTTGGGGGTGCCGATAGCGCATTTGTAGAAATCAGTGAAAACGGCATACGGCAAATTTTGCTCAAAGCCGCAGGTGGCGGAGTTTTCAAAATCCCCACCGACAGATATGGCCGCATTTGGGTGCATTTCGCACAATACCCCACCGGCAGCGAACCGCTCTATGTATCAGCCAAAAAAGTGCTGGAAAAAACAGCCGACCCCGCCATGCTGGCAAATAAACTGGCAATAGTCGGCACCTCTGCAATCGGCCTTAAAGATATTCGTGCAACTCCCATTAATGGCCAACTACCCGGAGTGGAGGTCCATGCGCAGGTAATGGAAACTATTCTTTCAGGCTCGCATCTAAAGCGGGAAGTTGGAACATTCTGGCAAGTGCCTTTCACCGACACATATCTTTCTATCTGGCAATTAGAGCTTTTGAGCATTTTCATTGGCGGCATGCTGATGGTTATTCTGGTGCCACGCCTCAGTGCATTGCTAACCTTTATGGCCGGTGGTAGCGTTATCTGCGGGTTAATTGCTATCGGCTGGTTTCATTATCTGCAACATCAGGTGCTGGTAGACTACGCGTATCCTGCAACTTGTATTTTTGCTGTATTTTTCCTGCTCACCTACTTGAATTATATGCGTGAAGAAGCGCAAAAAAAACAAATCCGCCATGCATTCGGCCATTATGTTTCCCCAGCATTACTAAAAGAACTGGCAGATAACCCCGAAAAATTAGCATTAGGCGGAGAAACGCGGGAATTAACCATATTATTCAGTGATATTCGTGGATTCACCACCATATCCGAACGCTTTAATGCGCAGGAGCTCACACGCTTCATCAATAGCTTCCTCACCCCTATGACCGATATTATTCTTCTCAATAAAGGCACAGTGGATAAATATATGGGCGATGCAATTATGGCGTTTTGGAATGCCCCCCTTACCGACGCTAAGCATCCTGCCAATGCATGTCACGCTGCGTTGCAAATGCAGGTGGCAGTCAAAACACTAAATGAACAACTCGCCCGTGAAGCTGCACAGGTTGACCCCGAAGATTTGGATGACGCTATTTCATGCCTATTCAGATTGGTGTGGGCATTAACACCGGCAGTTGCTGCGTGGGAAATATGGGATCTGCACAACGGTTTGATTATTCTGCATTGGGCGATGACGTTAACCTTGCCAGCCGCTTGGAAGGGCAATCGAAAACCTATGGGGTCGATATTGTGCTGGGTGAAAACACGTATCAGGAAGTGGCCGAGGATTTTGCCACGATTGAGCTGGATGTCATACAAGTGA